In a single window of the Terrirubrum flagellatum genome:
- a CDS encoding helix-turn-helix transcriptional regulator produces MQAQARIAWNLRRLRVERGVSQEALAADADVDRSYLGRLERKLENPTILLLERLATALNVDLTDLLVAPPKGAKPPRPLQAGRKVKRLPRTG; encoded by the coding sequence ATGCAAGCGCAGGCGAGAATCGCTTGGAATTTGAGACGATTGCGCGTGGAGCGAGGCGTTTCTCAGGAGGCGCTGGCTGCTGATGCGGACGTCGATCGCAGCTATCTTGGGCGGCTTGAGAGAAAGCTCGAAAATCCCACCATTCTGTTGCTTGAGAGGTTGGCGACGGCTCTCAACGTTGATTTGACAGATTTACTTGTCGCTCCGCCTAAGGGGGCCAAACCTCCCAGGCCTCTGCAAGCAGGGCGCAAGGTTAAACGACTACCGCGGACAGGGTGA